In Kangiella profundi, one DNA window encodes the following:
- the glyA gene encoding serine hydroxymethyltransferase, translated as MLGNTTPLKEFDPELFASIEAEKKRQEEHIELIASENYTSQRVMEAQGSVLTNKYAEGYPDKRYYGGCEYVDIAEKLAIERLKELFGADYANVQPHSGSQANAAVYMALVKPGDTILGMSLSDGGHLTHGSKVNFSGKIYHSIEYGVDENGYIDYEQVEALALEHKPKMIVAGFSAYSRVVDWAKFREIADKVGAYLFVDMAHVAGLIAAGEYPNPVPYADVVTSTTHKTLAGPRGGIIIARSNPDLEKKLNSAVFPGGQGGPLMHVIAAKAVAFKEALSDEFKAMQKQVKVNAQAMTKVLMERGYKIVSGGTDNHLFLIDLIDKDITGKDAEAALGQANITVNKNTVPNEPRSPFVTSGLRMGTPAITTRGFKEAEATQLAGWICDILDDITNEQTIADVKAKALELTARFPVYRS; from the coding sequence ATGTTGGGCAACACCACGCCATTAAAAGAGTTTGATCCTGAACTTTTCGCATCGATTGAAGCTGAGAAAAAGCGCCAGGAAGAGCATATTGAACTGATTGCATCTGAAAACTATACCAGTCAGCGTGTCATGGAAGCTCAAGGTTCTGTGTTAACTAACAAGTATGCCGAAGGTTATCCGGATAAGCGCTATTACGGTGGTTGTGAGTATGTGGATATTGCCGAAAAACTGGCTATTGAGCGTTTAAAAGAGTTATTCGGTGCAGATTATGCCAACGTCCAACCACATTCAGGCTCACAGGCAAATGCGGCCGTATACATGGCGTTGGTGAAGCCTGGCGATACTATTCTCGGTATGAGCCTTTCAGACGGTGGTCACCTTACTCATGGCTCAAAAGTTAACTTTTCAGGCAAAATCTATCATTCGATTGAATATGGCGTTGATGAAAACGGCTACATTGATTATGAGCAAGTTGAAGCACTAGCTCTTGAGCATAAGCCAAAAATGATCGTGGCTGGTTTCTCTGCTTACTCCCGAGTAGTTGATTGGGCCAAGTTCAGAGAAATTGCTGACAAAGTTGGCGCTTATTTATTTGTCGACATGGCACACGTTGCTGGTTTGATTGCAGCTGGCGAATACCCGAACCCAGTTCCTTATGCGGATGTGGTGACTTCGACTACACATAAAACTTTAGCCGGCCCTCGCGGTGGTATTATCATTGCCCGCTCTAATCCTGATCTTGAGAAAAAGCTAAATTCTGCGGTTTTCCCAGGTGGTCAGGGTGGCCCATTAATGCACGTAATCGCTGCTAAAGCTGTAGCTTTCAAAGAAGCATTAAGTGATGAGTTCAAGGCCATGCAGAAGCAGGTAAAAGTAAATGCCCAGGCTATGACAAAAGTGCTGATGGAGCGTGGCTATAAGATCGTATCCGGCGGCACTGATAATCATTTATTCCTGATAGATCTAATTGATAAAGACATTACTGGTAAAGATGCTGAAGCAGCACTTGGCCAGGCCAATATCACAGTAAATAAGAATACCGTGCCTAATGAGCCACGCTCACCTTTTGTGACCAGTGGTTTACGCATGGGTACACCTGCCATTACTACCCGTGGTTTTAAAGAGGCTGAGGCCACTCAGCTTGCAGGCTGGATCTGTGATATTCTTGACGATATTACCAATGAACAAACCATTGCGGATGTGAAAGCAAAGGCGCTGGAGTTAACGGCCCGCTTTCCAGTCTATCGCAGTTAA
- the ribD gene encoding bifunctional diaminohydroxyphosphoribosylaminopyrimidine deaminase/5-amino-6-(5-phosphoribosylamino)uracil reductase RibD — protein MSFTAQDSSYMAQAIQLARKGWFTTRTNPRVGCVLVKDGQIIGQGWHEKPGYAHAEINALNVAGDNARGATAYVTLEPCAHHGKTGPCAEALVEAGVVKVVAAMLDPNPLVSGKGMQILQNAGIKVEHGLMSSEAQQLNPGFIKRMTTGLPRVVAKIGMSLDGRTAMANGESQWITGADARRDVQRLRAESGAVITGSGTVVIDNPSMNVREPAYITNPHFTQPIRVIIDSQNIVEPDAKIFSNEGHCWLVSGHLSVKDYPDNVEQKKVELMPSKDKMSHHKINLKALLMMLAEAGIDDVLIEAGSGLVGSFIEQELVDELVVYIAPKLMGSAARPMALLPLETMQQNLELKLGDIRQIGNDLRLNYYFKKA, from the coding sequence ATGTCTTTTACAGCACAAGACTCAAGCTACATGGCGCAAGCTATTCAATTAGCACGCAAAGGTTGGTTCACCACAAGAACCAATCCTAGAGTAGGCTGTGTTCTGGTGAAAGACGGACAAATAATCGGTCAGGGCTGGCACGAAAAGCCAGGTTATGCCCACGCTGAAATCAACGCACTTAATGTTGCTGGTGACAATGCACGTGGGGCTACCGCCTATGTGACTCTTGAGCCTTGTGCCCACCACGGCAAAACCGGCCCATGCGCTGAGGCTTTGGTTGAAGCAGGTGTAGTAAAAGTGGTTGCCGCTATGCTGGATCCCAACCCATTGGTATCGGGAAAAGGAATGCAGATTCTACAAAATGCCGGCATCAAAGTTGAACATGGATTAATGAGCTCTGAAGCCCAACAACTCAATCCGGGTTTTATTAAGAGGATGACAACCGGGTTGCCCAGAGTGGTTGCCAAGATTGGCATGAGTCTGGATGGAAGAACTGCAATGGCCAATGGCGAAAGTCAGTGGATCACTGGAGCAGATGCCCGCCGGGATGTGCAGCGTTTGCGCGCTGAGTCAGGCGCAGTTATCACCGGTTCCGGCACTGTGGTGATTGATAACCCATCCATGAACGTTCGTGAACCGGCCTATATTACAAACCCTCATTTCACACAGCCCATCAGAGTTATCATTGATTCACAAAACATTGTTGAGCCTGATGCAAAAATATTCAGCAATGAAGGGCATTGCTGGTTGGTTAGCGGTCACTTATCTGTAAAAGATTATCCTGATAATGTTGAACAGAAAAAAGTCGAACTGATGCCTAGTAAAGATAAGATGTCTCATCATAAAATTAACTTAAAAGCATTGCTTATGATGCTGGCAGAGGCTGGGATCGATGATGTGCTGATTGAGGCTGGCAGTGGCCTGGTGGGTTCTTTTATCGAGCAGGAGCTAGTGGATGAATTGGTTGTTTATATAGCTCCGAAACTGATGGGCAGTGCGGCAAGGCCTATGGCTCTGCTACCGCTGGAGACCATGCAACAGAATTTAGAATTAAAGCTCGGCGATATTCGGCAGATAGGTAATGATCTGCGTTTGAATTACTATTTTAAAAAGGCTTAG
- the nrdR gene encoding transcriptional regulator NrdR, protein MHCPFCAHPDTKVIDSRLVADGSQVRRRRECLACGERYTTFESAELVMPKIIKTDGTREPFNEAKLRMGLAKAVEKRPVSVEDLEAAINKILSQIRALGEREVPSTVVGELVIEALRGLDEVAYVRFASVYRRFKDVNAFREEIDKLQSDSK, encoded by the coding sequence ATGCATTGCCCATTTTGCGCCCATCCGGATACTAAAGTTATTGATTCACGTTTAGTGGCCGACGGTAGTCAGGTTCGACGCCGCAGAGAATGCCTTGCCTGTGGCGAGCGCTATACGACTTTTGAAAGTGCGGAATTGGTAATGCCCAAGATCATTAAAACCGACGGAACACGTGAGCCTTTTAATGAAGCTAAGCTAAGAATGGGCTTAGCAAAGGCGGTCGAAAAGCGTCCTGTCAGCGTTGAAGATCTGGAAGCTGCTATCAACAAAATCTTGTCACAAATTCGCGCTCTTGGTGAGCGCGAAGTTCCATCTACGGTTGTCGGTGAGCTGGTTATTGAAGCTCTTCGTGGTCTTGATGAAGTGGCATATGTTCGTTTTGCTTCGGTTTATCGTCGCTTTAAAGATGTTAATGCCTTCCGCGAAGAAATCGACAAGCTACAAAGCGACAGTAAGTAG